A single genomic interval of Syntrophaceae bacterium harbors:
- a CDS encoding PilZ domain-containing protein has protein sequence MRKHKRYALDLPVAVKEAAGQSGNLIFLLRTVDVSAGGALFRAQCGLPAGTDVRLIFFLQTDPLEAMIDPRHTFRGKVVRSGPGQFAVAFVKEMQAVDAAPAAEPGAEAPGLSYGVSRHPDGERG, from the coding sequence ATGAGAAAGCACAAGCGATATGCCCTGGATCTCCCGGTTGCCGTCAAGGAGGCAGCCGGGCAGTCGGGTAACCTGATCTTCCTGCTCAGAACGGTGGACGTCTCCGCCGGCGGTGCGCTCTTTCGCGCCCAGTGCGGCCTGCCTGCGGGGACGGATGTCCGCCTGATCTTCTTTCTGCAAACCGACCCGCTGGAGGCGATGATCGACCCGCGCCACACGTTCCGCGGCAAGGTGGTCAGGTCCGGGCCGGGGCAGTTTGCCGTCGCCTTTGTCAAGGAAATGCAGGCCGTTGATGCCGCGCCTGCGGCAGAACCTGGGGCCGAGGCGCCCGGCTTGTCCTACGGCGTATCGAGGCATCCGGACGGGGAGCGGGGCTGA
- a CDS encoding STAS domain-containing protein: protein MLVSRNEAIRTVYVTPGQDLVADEAQALRREIQGLIGKKTDRLVLDLARVQTIDPLGLETIIAMFNWLRASGGELVVENASAELKKLFLLMRSNGRLTISGTGWPDVKTPRGESGAR, encoded by the coding sequence ATGCTGGTTAGCCGCAACGAGGCCATCAGGACCGTCTACGTGACCCCGGGGCAGGATCTCGTGGCCGACGAGGCGCAGGCTTTGCGCAGGGAAATCCAGGGCTTGATCGGGAAGAAAACAGACAGACTCGTCCTGGATCTCGCCCGCGTGCAGACGATCGATCCCCTTGGCCTCGAGACGATCATCGCGATGTTCAACTGGCTGCGGGCGAGCGGGGGCGAACTGGTCGTCGAGAATGCCTCCGCAGAATTGAAGAAACTTTTCCTCCTCATGAGAAGCAACGGGCGCCTGACCATCAGCGGAACGGGTTGGCCCGATGTAAAGACCCCTCGAGGGGAAAGCGGCGCCCGGTGA